One Lepus europaeus isolate LE1 chromosome 4, mLepTim1.pri, whole genome shotgun sequence genomic window, GGCGCCTTGTGGAATGGGGACACCAGTGGCCCTCGGTGTGTGGGCTAGGATAGGGCTCAGCcccttgtgggggggggggggtccgggAGGGCTGGAAAGAGTGATTTGACCTTCAGCTGAGCCAGCAAGCTGGCCCCTTCTCATggagcctgccccccaccccgccctggccCCTCATGACAAATCCCAGACTGTGCTGACATGGCCACCTGTGGGACCCACAATGCTCATGGGCTAGCTCCATAAGGGCCTGGACCAAAGATGTCCCAGGGAGACCCGCCACTGGGGCTGTGGGTGTGGTCACGgctccagggaggagggggagaagaagagTTCTTTGTAAGCAGAGGGCCAGCCCACCCTATGCAGCTACTCACAGTGGAAGGGACGGAGGTGGAGCCCGGGGTGAGTTGGGAGCATCCCAGCTGCAGTCACGTTGTAAGGGAAAGGGTATCTGTCAGAATCGGGCCTGGGCCCAGAACCATTGGCctgagaaactgaggcagcagCCGGGCCCTCAGCAAAAGTTTGCGTGACCCTGGCTTGAGGCAGAGTCAAGGGGTCCCCACTGGTGGGCCTGAAGGTGAGGCCCCTAGGGACCTGAGAGCCATAGGCTGTGCTTGCTGATACCTCCGGAGCACTTCCTGTTCAGGGGAATCTGGAGAGCGGAAACTGGGCACCTGCCTGTGTTTTGCAGGTGTTCTTGTGCCcttaccccccccccacacacacacacacatacacacgggcagggcagggcctcctTGCCCCCAGCCCGCCCTCCCCACTGGGCAAGACGGACACAGGAGGGGACAGGCGGGGAGACCATCAGACAGAAGTTTCGGGGCGCTCACTCCGTGCGGGGCCAGACTGGAGGGGCGACCACACCTGACGCCACTTCCACACCGCCCCCAGCCTACTTCTCCCTGCAGGTGATCTACGCCAGAAGAGCCTTCCGTGTGTCGCCTCCGCTCACCACCGGTCCGCCGGGATTCGAGCGCGTCTACCGAGCCCAGTGAGGCGCGGGGCACAGGGTGGGCGGCACAGGGTGGGCGCGACCCCAGCGGTCCCGGGGCCCGGCCGGCTGGGCCACGTCTCATCTGGCCCGCCCACCGCCCGCAGGGTGAACTGCAGCGAGTACTTCCCGCTGTTCCTCGCCGCGCTCTGGGTCGCTGGCATCTACTTTCACGAAGGTCTGCGCGCAGGGCAGGGGCGCAGGGCAGGTTGGCCCGGCCGCGCCCCCGCACTCACCGTGCGCCCTCTCACAGGCACCGCAGCCCTCTGCGGCCTAGTCTACCTGTTCGCGCGCTTCCGCTACTTTCACGGCTACCAGCGCTCGGCGGAGCTCAGGTGAGAGGCgggcggggctcctgggagatcGAACCGCGTGGGCCGGgggctgcggggggtggggggggactgggagcggggaggcgggggggggggggccgcggAGGCCCAACCCTGAGCGCTGTCgcctggcacagcaggctggccCCGTTGTACCAGAGCGCGGGTGCGCTCTGGCTTCTGATCGCGCTGGGGGCGCTCGGCCTGCTCTCGCACTTCCTCCCGGCCCCGCTGCGCGCCGCGCTGCTTGGCTGGCTCCGGAcgctgctgccctgggcctgaGACCGGGTCTGCCAGACCGAGGAACACCAGCGCCTCGTGGAGAGGGGAGGGCGGCCCTCCTCTGCCGCCCGGAGTCTTATTAAAGTTCCCCTAACTGGACTTCTGCACTCCGGCTGCTTTCTCTGGGGCACAGAGGACTGCGCACAGCCGGCTGCGAAGCCTAGAAGGGCTCAGCAGTCTGGCAGGCTCCATGGAGGCGGCGTCGCCAAGAAAAGGAGTCTCCTGGGGGGCACGACACGAGTGCTTCTGCCTTGCTCTCAGTTCCTGCTCCTTCTCAGCCTCTCTCCTCACCTGGCCCCTTCTTCTCGCCTTCCCCACCAACCTTCAGCCACCCTAGTCCCTGCGCTCACGAGTGACACCAGCCTGTCACTCTCTTTCCAAGTGACAGGGCCTCTCAAAGGACAGGCCCCTGCAGGACGGGGAATACCTGGGGCTTGGGCTGTAAGGGTGATGACATCAGGTGCTcagggggcagggcagcccaGAGCCTCCAGCCAATGCAGTGGCACAGAGAGCACTCCCATTAGAGGCACAGGCTTCATTAACCCTTTATTACAAGTCACGCTCTTATAGAAGTATATGTGGACTTACGTGAAAAAATCAAATGTATCCAAGAATAAAAAACACAGCACATAAAGTAGTATATGCATTCCAGTGTTCGCGCTGGAGAGAGGGCGCCCGAGGGGAAGCGCTTCCAACGTGGCCTGGCCGGGCCGGCCGGGCGAACGGTCTGGGGGTCTGGGCGGCTGGGCCGGCCCGCAGGCACAGTGTGGGGCCCCTGCGCCCCGCGGCCCGGTGGGCGGgggcagcaccagctcctggggcCTCCGGGCCAGCGGTGGACCCCGGGCCAGCCCCACGGGGCATCCAGGCTGGGCCCTCCGGGGGCAGCAGTGACGCAGTGTTCGGGGGCCACCGAGTGCCCGCCAGAGCCCACCGCTCAGTCGGCTTTCTTCAGGAAGATCTGGAAGGGCCGAAAAGAGGGGGCCGGGCTCAGCGAGGAGCcacgcccctgcccccgcccgcaCCCCCAGCCGTCTCACCTCACTCAGAATAACCCACACTGGCGAGTCCGTCTGGATGGAGAGGCGCAGCGCCTCCAGGGGACCAAAGGCAGGGTCCACCTCGCCTTCTGCCACACCCTTGTAGAAAGAGCCTGGAAGAGGGCGGGGCCGTGAGGTCCAGgagtgcccagccctgcccctcccgccGCGAGCACCTCGCCCCCAACTCACCTATCTGCAGGTAGCCGTCAGGACTCCGGGGGTAGCGCAGCGTGGCCGAGCGGCCCTCCTGCAGGGCCTCCTTGTCCGACTGGGGGTTCTGGGGGCAAAGTGAAGGCCCTGAAGCTGGTGGCCGGCGGAGGGCCAGGCCTCCATGCACACCCACACCCGTCCCACTCACGTCGAAGGGCAGCACCTCCACGGACGTGTTGAAGAGCTTGTCCTCCGGGTGCTCAATGTTCCCGCTGCGGAAGAAGAACCTGCGGCCAGGCCGGCCCGTGAGCTGCTGCAGGGCTGGAGCACTGCCTGAGGCCCCACAGGGCAGCCGGGGCCTTTCCCGGGACCGTGGCCATGGGTTTCTCTGCGCGCTGTGTCACCTGAGTCCCCACGGGCCTGACCTCCCACGGAAGGAAACTGGGACCTGGTGCTGTCAtttcctgggggggtggggggggtcccaGAGGCCCATCTGCAGGCCCGGACTGGTGTGCTGAGGTCTGGACACCGGTggccaccctgcccctcccccggcaAGGTGGAGCTGCCGGCGCCGGCACTGACCGCTCAAGGCGCAGTGGCTGGAAGAAGCGGAAGCGGATGAAGTCCCCGGCAGCGGGCGTGAAGGCCCAGAAGAAGTCCTCACGCAGGTAGGCCTTCTCCAGGGTGAAGTGCTGGTATGTCTTGAGGCTGGTGCTCACCTCAGCTGGCGGGTTCACGTGCTCCTTCCGCAGAGCCTGCTTCCCGAAGTCCTTGTCCTGCGGCCGCAGGGCCGGCGGCACACTTCAGGCAccgtggcctggctctgcctatCCCCGCCCAGGCCCCCAACCCCAGCACGCTGAGCGTGCCTGCAGCCTACCTTCAGTTTCTGGATCTTGCCCGCCAGCGAGGAGTGAGTGCCCACGTGCTGGAAGAGCGACGGCTTGAAGCGGATCCGCAGGTTGGCCTTCTGCCGGTCACAGTGCTTCTGTGAAGGGAGAAGGAGGCCCGGGGCTCGGCTCGGCGGTGCAGATCCGGATGCAtggccccgccgcccccgcccgcctCCACGTGGCCCCCTACTCACCGCATCCTTCTCCGGGTTGCAGACTTTCACCCACAGAATGTGGTCCAGAAGCCAGTCGATGGGCTTGTCCCGGTAGAACATGAGGGTGAACTCCACTATCAAGCTCAGGTCCAGCGACTTGAACATCTTCCCTGGGGCAGGACCGGGGAAGGGTGCTCAGTGGGCAGCACTG contains:
- the LTC4S gene encoding leukotriene C4 synthase, with translation MNDDEMALLATVTLLGVLLQAYFSLQVIYARRAFRVSPPLTTGPPGFERVYRAQVNCSEYFPLFLAALWVAGIYFHEGTAALCGLVYLFARFRYFHGYQRSAELRLAPLYQSAGALWLLIALGALGLLSHFLPAPLRAALLGWLRTLLPWA